GCTGGGCACCGACTATGTGGACCTCTACCTGATCCACTGGCCCACCCCGGCCCGTGACCTCTACCTGGACACCTGGCGCGCCCTGGAGAAGCTGCTGGCCGACGGCCGCACCCGCGCCATCGGCGTGTCCAACTTCCAGCCCGCCCACCTGGGGCGGCTGCTGGACCACAGTGGTGTGGTCCCCGTCATCAACCAGGTGGAGCTGCACCCCTACCTCCAGCAGGGGGAGCTGCGGGCCTTCCACGCCCAGCACAACATCGCCACCGAGGCGTGGAGCCCGCTGGCCCAGGGCGCCCTTCTCCAGGACCCCGCGCTCACCGCGATAGCGCGGCGGCACGGCAAGACGCCCGCCCAGGTGGTCCTGCGCTGGCACCTCCAGCTGGGGAACGTCGTGATCCCCAAGTCCGTGACCCCCGCCCGCATCCGGGAGAACATCGACGTCTTCGACTTCACCCTCACCCCTGAGGACATCGAGGCGATCAGCGCTCTCGACCGCGGTCAGCGCACCGGGCCGGACCCCGACACCCTCAACTGACCCGGCCACCGCGCCACTGGACCACCCCACTCGACCGTCCCACTCGACCGTCCCACTCGACCGTCCCACTCGACCGTGCCGCCGCGGCCGTGCTCATCAGCCGGCCGGGGCGGCGCGGCCCGTTCCCGCCCCGTTTCCCCTCTCCCGGAAGCCGTCCTCGCATCATGCCCACTGCCCTGAACCGCCTGACCCACCCCGGTGGCCGCCTCACCCTCGGCCTGGAACTCCCCCTGGACAACGACTGGGGGCAGTCCCGGCTGGCCACCGACCGGAAGGCGGGCCGCCCCTTCGGCGTGCCGTCCCTCGACGCACACGCCCATCTGGCCCGCCTCGCCGACCGGTCCGGATTCGCCGCCCTGTGGGTCCGTGACGTCCCGCTGTACGACCCGGTGCACTTCGGCGACGCGGGGTCGGTGTTCGAGACCTTCACCCACCTGGGACATCTCGCGGCGGTCACCGAACGCGCGGTCCTCGGCACCGCGGCCGTCGTCCTGCCGCTGCGCCGGCCGCTTCTGGTCGCCAAGGCGGCCGCGACCGTCGACGCCCTGTCCTGCGGGCGCTTCGTCCTCGGCCTGGCCAGTGGTGACCGTCCCGTCGAATGGCCCAGACCGCCAAGCAGGTCAGCGGCGACGCCATCAGCCGGGCCGTCGATCTGCTGCACGAGGCGGACGCGGTGGTGTTCTGCTGCATGGGCTCCTCCAGCATCGCCGCGGAGGAGGGGGTCATGCGGTTCACCCGAGCGGGTAAGAAGTGTCTGCTCTACCGCGACCAGAGCGTGCAGGTCATGCTGGCCACCATCCTGACGCCACGGGATGTGCTCATCGGCATCAGCGACTCCGGCAAGTCCACCGCCATCGTGGACGCCATGCGGCTCGCCCGGCAGACCGGGGCCACCTCCATCGGCATCACCTCCGTCCAGGACAGCCCGCTGGCGGAGCTCAGCGATGTGCCGCTGTTCACCTCCAACGTCGCGGGGGAGGGGCTGTACGGGGAGTCCGTCACCTCGAAGTGGGGCCGGCTGCTGCTGATCGACATCCTCTACGCCAGCTACGCGGCACGCCACTTCGACGACACCCTCCAGCACCTCAAGGAGACCTACGAGGCGGGCATCCGCCACTCCCGTTCCCCCGGAAGCCCGCCGGTGGAGAGCTGACCACCGGGGCCGGTCACCTGGACATGATGTGCAGGACCGCCGTACCGTCCTCCCCGGCGGCCATCAGGATCACCACGGCGCCGGGCTGGGCGGCCGGCCGCATGGTGCTCACCCTTCCGCACACGTTGCTGCTGCCGTGTTCGCGCAGCACGGTGAGGCATCCCTGGCCGGGGCCGCTCGCCCCGCCCCGGGAGCGGTTGCCGCCCGACTCCACCGTGTACGTGACCTTGTTCGGGCCGATCTCGTCCACGGTCAGCGTCGCCGGACCGGCCGGGCCCTCGAAACGGACCGTCACCCGCTCGGACACCGCGACCTCGCAGTTGCCGTCCGCGCAGGCGCCGATGTCACGCCCGTCCGCCGCCGACTCCGACGGTTTCGCCGAGGCGCCGGGATCGCCGGAAGGGCTGCCCGAGGGCCGTGCGGAACGGGACTCCGACGGGTTCCCACCGTGCGAGGGTGCCCCGTCGGTCGTGTCAGAACCGCCGCAACCGGCCACGGTCAGGGCGGTCAGCACCACCATCACGGCCGCCGTACGGCCCAGTCCCGGCTGATGCGCTCGCGCCCCGCGCGTTCCACGTACCGATCTCATGGTGGTCATCATGACCGGTGTCCCGGCGTGCCCGGGTGCGACATTCCGTCGCGGGGCCGGTCAGGGGGCGAGTTGGCGGCTGATGATGAGCCGCTGGATCTGGTTGGTGCCCTCGAAGATCTGCATGATCTTCGCTTCGCGCATATAGCGCTCCACGGGGAAGTCGCGGGTGTAGCCGTAGCCGCCGAAGACCTGGACGGCGTCCGTGGTCACCTTCATGGCGGCGTCGGTCGCCGTCAGCTTGGCGACGCTGGCCTGCCGGGTGTACGGGCGCCCCTGGTCGCGGCGGCGGGCCGCGTCCAGATAGGTGGCGCGCGCGGAGTCGACCGCGGCGGCCATGTCGGCCAGCAGGAAGCCGAGCCCCTGATGGTCGATGATCCTGCGGCCGAAGGCGGTGCGTTCGTGGGCGTAGCCGACCGCGGCGTCCAGGGCCGCCTGGGCGAGCCCGGTGGCGCAGGCGGCGACGCCCAGCCGGCCGGAGTCCAGGGCCTGGAAGGCGATGTGGAGCCCCTGGCCCTCGCCGCCGATGAGCCGGTCGGTGGCGAGGAGGGCGTCGTCCCAGAAGGCGGAGGTGGTGGGGATGGCGTGCAGGCCCATCTTCTCCTCGGGGCGGCCGAAGGTGAGGCCGTCGGTGTGGCCGGGCGCGAAGAAGCAGGAGATGCCATCGCTGCCGGGGGCGGTGCGGGCGAACAGGGCGTAGAAGTCCGCCTTGCCGCCGTGGGTGATCCACGCCTTGGTGCCGTTGATCCGGTAGGCGTCGGGGGCCTTCTCGGCGCGGCAGGTCAGGGCTGCCGCGTCGGACCCGGCCTGGGGCTCGGACAGGCTGTACCCGCCGATGAGCCGGCCGCCGAGGATGTCCTCCGCCCAGCGTTCGCGCTGCCCGGTGGTGCCGAACGTGAGCAGGGGGAAGGCGGCGAGGGTGTGGACGCTGGTGGCGATGGCGACGGCGGCCCAGCGCGCCGCCAGCTCCTCCAGGACCTGGAGGTAGACCTCGTAGGGCTGGCCGCCCCCGCCGAACTCCTCCGGGTAGGGCAGGCCCAGCAGCCCGGCGTCGCCCAGCAGGCGGAACAGGCCCTCGGGGTAGGTCTCGCCGCGTTCGTGCCCGTCGACGCGGGGGGCGAGCTCCTTGTCGGCGATCTCGCGGACGAGGTCGAGCAGGTCCTCGGCCTCACGGGTGGGAAGCAGACGGTCGACGGGCATCAGGGGCGCTCCTGAGGTGCGGACGGGCGAGGAGAGGTGCTGAGGGGGGGCCGGGGTCAGACGGAGACGGCCGCGGGGGCGTCGGCGGAGGCGGTCAGATCGTCCAGGGCCGCGCGGGCCGTGGCGCGGAACTCCTCGACCCGGGCCAGCTTGATGTCCTCGTAGCCGCGGACGGCCTCGACGAGCCGCACCAGATCCTCCACGGCCGTGGCGTTGCCGGGCGTCAGACGGGCCAGGGCGTCGCGGACCAGGCGCGGGTACTCCTCGATCAGCGCCCGCTCCTGGCGGCGGACCTCGGCGTATCCGAAGAGGTCCAGCCGGGTGCCGCGCAGCCGCCGCAGGGCGCGGAGGAGCGAGAAGAGGGCGGGGGCCGTGCGGCGGAGCCGGATCTTGCGCTTCATGCCCAGCGCGCGCAGCGCCGGAGGGTGCAGCAGAACGGACACGTCGGCATCGGCACCGAACTCGTCCGCGATCCTGGCCCGTTCCACGGTGTCCAGATGGAGCCGGGCCACCTCGTACTCGTCCTTGTAGGCCATGAGCTTGTGCAGCCCCTCGGCGTAGGCGACGGCGATGCGCTCGCCCGCCTCGTCACCGGCCCGCCGCCGGGCCGT
This genomic interval from Streptomyces asiaticus contains the following:
- a CDS encoding aldo/keto reductase → MTSVPNVTLHTGLEIPQLGFGVFQVEDERTTGAVRSAIEAGYRSIDTAAIYGNEAGVGRALAESGVPREELFLTTKLWNADQGYDSTLAAFDASLAKLGTDYVDLYLIHWPTPARDLYLDTWRALEKLLADGRTRAIGVSNFQPAHLGRLLDHSGVVPVINQVELHPYLQQGELRAFHAQHNIATEAWSPLAQGALLQDPALTAIARRHGKTPAQVVLRWHLQLGNVVIPKSVTPARIRENIDVFDFTLTPEDIEAISALDRGQRTGPDPDTLN
- a CDS encoding MurR/RpiR family transcriptional regulator encodes the protein MAQTAKQVSGDAISRAVDLLHEADAVVFCCMGSSSIAAEEGVMRFTRAGKKCLLYRDQSVQVMLATILTPRDVLIGISDSGKSTAIVDAMRLARQTGATSIGITSVQDSPLAELSDVPLFTSNVAGEGLYGESVTSKWGRLLLIDILYASYAARHFDDTLQHLKETYEAGIRHSRSPGSPPVES
- a CDS encoding acyl-CoA dehydrogenase family protein, with the protein product MPVDRLLPTREAEDLLDLVREIADKELAPRVDGHERGETYPEGLFRLLGDAGLLGLPYPEEFGGGGQPYEVYLQVLEELAARWAAVAIATSVHTLAAFPLLTFGTTGQRERWAEDILGGRLIGGYSLSEPQAGSDAAALTCRAEKAPDAYRINGTKAWITHGGKADFYALFARTAPGSDGISCFFAPGHTDGLTFGRPEEKMGLHAIPTTSAFWDDALLATDRLIGGEGQGLHIAFQALDSGRLGVAACATGLAQAALDAAVGYAHERTAFGRRIIDHQGLGFLLADMAAAVDSARATYLDAARRRDQGRPYTRQASVAKLTATDAAMKVTTDAVQVFGGYGYTRDFPVERYMREAKIMQIFEGTNQIQRLIISRQLAP